One genomic window of Planctomonas sp. JC2975 includes the following:
- a CDS encoding BMP family ABC transporter substrate-binding protein codes for MTFKVRKVALAGLAAASALALLAGCGQAPSDNGSTTKAASKFLPCMVSDNGGFNDHSFNQLGYEGLVASAKKLGTTYKTAESKTASDYAPNINSMVDQNCNLIITVGFNLSDATKKAASANSSTNFAIIDDNEFTAPNVKSIIFDTAQAAFLGGYAAASFSKTGVVGTFGGMQIPTVTIFMDGFVDGVKYFNQQKGKNVQVVGWDVDSQKGSFTGGFDANDTAKQVAQGIIDQNADVIMPVGGPIYQSAAQAIDEANSSGKSISMIGVDADVYNTDKTVRPILLTSVMKGIKPSTSAVIEQSAAGKFSNSPYVGTLKNDGVGLAPFHDFSSKVDSNLKSELDTIKSGIIDGSIKVTSPASPKS; via the coding sequence GTGACATTCAAAGTTCGCAAGGTTGCGCTCGCGGGACTCGCCGCAGCGAGTGCGCTCGCCCTGCTCGCCGGCTGCGGCCAGGCTCCGTCCGACAACGGATCGACCACCAAAGCAGCGTCGAAGTTCCTGCCATGCATGGTCTCCGACAACGGCGGATTCAACGACCACTCGTTCAACCAGCTCGGTTATGAAGGCCTCGTCGCCAGCGCCAAGAAGCTCGGTACCACGTACAAGACCGCCGAGTCGAAGACCGCGAGCGACTACGCGCCGAACATCAACAGCATGGTCGATCAGAACTGCAACCTGATCATCACGGTCGGCTTCAACCTGTCTGACGCCACCAAGAAGGCCGCGAGCGCGAACTCGAGCACGAACTTCGCGATCATCGACGATAACGAGTTCACTGCGCCGAATGTGAAATCGATCATCTTCGACACCGCGCAGGCTGCATTCCTCGGCGGCTACGCAGCTGCCAGCTTCTCCAAGACCGGCGTCGTCGGCACGTTCGGAGGCATGCAGATTCCGACCGTGACCATCTTCATGGATGGTTTCGTCGACGGCGTGAAGTACTTCAACCAACAGAAGGGCAAGAACGTCCAGGTCGTCGGCTGGGATGTCGACAGCCAGAAGGGCTCCTTCACCGGCGGGTTCGACGCCAACGACACCGCCAAGCAGGTGGCGCAGGGCATCATCGACCAGAACGCCGACGTCATCATGCCCGTCGGCGGCCCGATCTACCAGTCGGCGGCGCAGGCGATCGACGAGGCGAACAGCTCCGGCAAGAGCATCTCGATGATCGGCGTGGACGCGGATGTCTACAACACCGACAAGACCGTGCGGCCGATCCTTCTCACCTCGGTCATGAAGGGCATCAAGCCGTCGACCTCTGCGGTCATCGAGCAGTCCGCCGCTGGCAAGTTCTCCAACTCTCCGTACGTCGGAACGCTGAAGAACGACGGTGTCGGCCTCGCCCCGTTCCACGACTTCTCGTCGAAGGTCGACTCCAACCTGAAGTCCGAGCTCGACACGATCAAGTCGGGCATCATCGACGGATCCATCAAGGTCACGTCACCGGCATCGCCGAAGTCCTGA
- a CDS encoding ABC transporter ATP-binding protein: MKLELRGITKRFGSLTANDRISLIVEQGEIHCILGENGAGKSTLMNVLYGLLEADEGEILLDDVVQHFSGPGDAMKSGIGMVHQHFMLIPVFTVAENVMLGNEDTGFAGFLNHGEARKRVREISARFGFDVDPDALIENLPVGVQQRVEIIKALSRDAKVLVFDEPTAVLTPQETDELMAIMKQLRDAGTAIVFITHKLREVREVADRITVMRLGKVVGEASPTASNAELASLMVGRSVELTVQKEPATPGEPALQVRGLTVIDHIGQLIVNDVDFDVRAGEILAIAGVQGNGQTELTEALLGLQDHVEGEIVLDGKKLSGLGVRKVLDAGVGFIPEDRNEDGLVGGFSIAENLMLDRSDTAPFVRGGSLQLNYRATFAAEKVREFDVRTQSIDSQVGTLSGGNQQKVVLARELSRDLRLLVAAQPTRGLDVGSIEFVHKRIVAARDSGIPVVVVSTELDEVDALADRIAVMYRGGIVGIVPAGTDRETLGIMMAGENPDAPHEPPPADHEAGADSRGEAA, from the coding sequence ATGAAGCTCGAACTTCGCGGCATCACCAAGCGATTCGGCTCCCTCACCGCGAATGATCGCATCTCGCTCATCGTCGAGCAGGGAGAGATCCACTGCATCCTCGGTGAGAACGGTGCCGGCAAGTCCACCCTGATGAACGTGCTCTACGGGCTGCTCGAGGCGGACGAGGGCGAGATTCTGCTCGATGACGTCGTTCAGCACTTCTCCGGACCCGGCGACGCAATGAAGTCGGGCATCGGAATGGTGCACCAGCACTTCATGCTGATCCCGGTGTTCACGGTGGCGGAGAACGTCATGCTCGGTAATGAAGACACCGGATTCGCCGGATTCCTCAACCACGGCGAAGCACGAAAGCGTGTGCGCGAGATCTCGGCACGGTTCGGATTCGACGTCGATCCCGATGCGCTCATCGAGAATCTGCCAGTCGGTGTGCAGCAGCGGGTGGAGATCATCAAGGCGCTGTCTCGCGACGCCAAGGTGCTCGTCTTCGACGAGCCGACAGCCGTGCTCACGCCGCAGGAAACCGACGAGCTCATGGCGATCATGAAACAGCTGCGCGATGCCGGTACAGCGATCGTGTTCATCACGCACAAGCTGCGCGAGGTGCGCGAGGTGGCCGACCGTATCACGGTGATGCGGCTCGGCAAGGTGGTTGGTGAGGCATCCCCGACCGCGAGCAATGCCGAGCTGGCTTCCCTCATGGTGGGTCGCTCCGTCGAGCTCACCGTGCAGAAAGAACCTGCGACGCCCGGTGAGCCGGCGCTGCAGGTACGCGGGCTCACAGTGATCGACCACATCGGGCAGCTCATCGTCAACGACGTCGACTTCGACGTCAGAGCCGGCGAGATCCTCGCGATCGCGGGCGTTCAAGGGAACGGCCAGACCGAATTGACCGAGGCGCTCCTCGGTCTGCAGGACCACGTCGAGGGTGAGATCGTGCTCGATGGCAAGAAGCTGAGCGGCCTCGGGGTCCGCAAGGTTCTGGATGCCGGAGTCGGCTTCATCCCCGAGGACCGCAATGAAGACGGTCTGGTCGGAGGATTCTCGATCGCGGAGAATCTCATGCTCGATCGCTCGGACACGGCTCCGTTCGTCAGAGGTGGCAGTCTGCAGCTGAACTACCGCGCGACGTTCGCCGCCGAGAAGGTCCGCGAATTCGACGTGCGCACGCAGAGCATCGACAGTCAGGTGGGCACACTCTCCGGCGGCAACCAGCAGAAGGTGGTGCTCGCGCGCGAGCTGAGCCGCGACCTTCGTCTTCTGGTGGCGGCGCAGCCGACCCGCGGTCTCGATGTCGGATCGATCGAGTTCGTGCACAAGCGCATCGTCGCGGCCCGCGACTCGGGCATCCCGGTGGTCGTCGTCTCGACGGAGCTCGATGAGGTGGACGCCCTCGCCGACCGCATCGCGGTGATGTACCGCGGAGGCATCGTGGGTATCGTCCCCGCCGGAACGGACCGCGAGACCCTCGGCATCATGATGGCTGGCGAGAATCCGGATGCGCCTCACGAGCCCCCGCCCGCCGACCACGAAGCCGGAGCCGACTCGAGAGGAGAGGCCGCGTGA
- a CDS encoding ABC transporter permease: MSDQAAGGKAPEDVTDSPATPAAADASFDIAGEADVAGEADVALETGTQVAPDEPEPNRWNEALRQIAGGSVVISILAVVLALVVGAILIAVTDPSVQKAAGYFFARPGDTFQAIWNVVSGAYSSLFQGAIYNFGRPTFLTGIRPFMDTLTYATPLIVAGLGVGLGFRTGIFNIGGQGQMLIAAAFCGWIGWSFDLPPVLHLVVAIVAGFVGGALWAGIAGVLKARTGAHEVIVTIMLNWIAFYLISYLLRTPGALQQHGTNNPKSPAILPNAILPPLFGPQYQLHWGFVIAVVATIAVWWLLERSSLGFKFRAVGENPHAARVAGISVNSAIVWSMVIGGGLVGLAAVDQVLGTTTGGFGSSIDAGIGFDAITVALLGRSRPLGIFVAGVLFGAFKAGGFLMQAANSIPIDIVLVVQSLIVLFIAAPPLVRAIFRLPTPGKRPPSKKSPATPASVAPKEVAAK; encoded by the coding sequence GTGAGCGACCAAGCGGCCGGCGGGAAGGCCCCTGAAGATGTGACTGACTCACCCGCTACTCCGGCCGCGGCCGATGCTTCGTTCGATATCGCGGGCGAAGCGGATGTTGCCGGCGAAGCGGATGTCGCGCTCGAGACGGGCACGCAGGTCGCCCCCGACGAGCCGGAACCGAACCGCTGGAACGAGGCACTGCGGCAGATCGCCGGCGGAAGTGTCGTCATCTCGATCCTCGCCGTGGTGCTCGCGCTCGTCGTCGGCGCGATCCTCATCGCTGTGACGGATCCGAGCGTGCAGAAGGCCGCCGGGTACTTCTTCGCCCGTCCCGGTGACACGTTCCAGGCGATCTGGAACGTGGTCTCCGGCGCATACAGTTCTCTGTTCCAGGGCGCGATCTACAACTTCGGCCGCCCGACCTTCCTCACTGGCATTCGTCCCTTCATGGACACCTTGACGTACGCGACGCCGCTGATCGTGGCCGGTCTCGGTGTTGGTCTCGGCTTCCGCACCGGCATCTTCAACATCGGCGGTCAGGGCCAGATGCTGATCGCCGCGGCATTCTGCGGCTGGATCGGCTGGTCGTTCGACCTGCCACCGGTGCTGCACCTGGTCGTCGCGATCGTTGCAGGGTTCGTCGGCGGAGCGCTCTGGGCCGGCATCGCCGGCGTGCTCAAGGCGAGGACCGGCGCGCACGAGGTGATCGTCACCATCATGCTCAACTGGATCGCCTTCTACCTCATCTCCTACCTGCTGCGTACGCCGGGGGCGCTGCAGCAGCACGGCACGAACAACCCGAAGTCGCCGGCGATCCTCCCGAACGCGATCCTCCCACCGCTGTTCGGACCGCAGTACCAGCTGCACTGGGGATTCGTGATCGCCGTCGTCGCGACGATCGCCGTGTGGTGGCTGCTGGAGCGATCGAGCCTCGGCTTCAAGTTCCGGGCGGTCGGTGAGAACCCGCACGCCGCGCGGGTCGCCGGCATCAGCGTGAATTCCGCCATCGTGTGGTCCATGGTCATCGGTGGTGGGCTCGTGGGCCTCGCCGCCGTCGATCAGGTGCTCGGGACGACGACCGGCGGGTTCGGCTCGTCGATCGACGCTGGCATCGGATTCGACGCCATCACCGTGGCGCTGCTCGGCCGCTCGCGTCCGCTCGGCATCTTCGTCGCCGGCGTGCTGTTCGGTGCGTTCAAAGCCGGCGGATTCCTCATGCAGGCGGCCAACAGCATCCCGATCGACATCGTGCTCGTTGTGCAGTCGCTCATCGTCCTGTTCATCGCAGCGCCGCCGCTGGTGCGAGCGATCTTCCGTCTGCCGACCCCCGGCAAGCGTCCGCCCTCGAAGAAGTCGCCGGCCACGCCGGCATCCGTGGCCCCGAAGGAGGTGGCAGCCAAGTGA
- a CDS encoding ABC transporter permease: protein MTTTIDHTIPDASPIVLEKTVVRSYKTPIILTVVAALSIVLFVIFRRGGDTTFTFAGGRIAPSLPQLVVPTTATCVVLTIVLVVMAGLSWWLTARFARVPLWYSSVFSFLFVVTFLTWAAGANSRPLPITSLLLGTVSLSVPYIFGALGGVISERSGVVNIAIEGQLLAGAFLAAVVASMTGSVWLGLLAALIAGVLVSFVLAAFAIKYYVDQVIVGVVINVLVLGLTNFLYSQVLSKDASFLNEPPLLPAVPIPGLSAIPVIGPVLFDQSIIVYLMYIAVAAVYIGLFHTRWGLRLRSVGEHPQAADTVGINVTGTRFWNVSLAGAIVGLGGAYFTLGSVGSFTEDMTGGQGYIALAAVIFGRWDPIRATLAALLFGFASNLQYTLAAVGSPVPSEFLLMLPYVVTILAVAGFVGYVRGPAASGKPYIKS from the coding sequence GTGACGACCACCATCGACCACACGATTCCGGATGCCTCGCCGATCGTCCTCGAGAAGACCGTCGTTCGCAGCTATAAGACGCCGATCATCCTCACGGTCGTCGCCGCGCTGTCGATTGTCCTCTTTGTGATTTTCCGCCGTGGCGGAGACACCACGTTCACATTCGCTGGCGGACGCATCGCGCCCAGCCTTCCGCAACTGGTCGTACCCACCACCGCGACGTGCGTGGTCCTGACGATCGTGCTCGTGGTCATGGCTGGTCTCAGCTGGTGGCTGACGGCGCGCTTCGCGAGGGTTCCACTCTGGTACTCCTCGGTCTTCTCTTTCCTCTTCGTCGTCACGTTTCTCACCTGGGCTGCCGGCGCGAACTCGCGGCCTCTGCCGATCACCAGCCTGCTGCTCGGAACGGTGAGCCTCAGCGTGCCGTACATCTTCGGCGCACTGGGCGGTGTGATCTCCGAGCGCAGCGGCGTGGTCAACATCGCGATCGAGGGTCAGCTGCTGGCCGGTGCCTTCCTCGCCGCCGTCGTCGCGAGCATGACGGGATCGGTGTGGCTGGGACTGCTGGCGGCACTGATCGCCGGTGTGCTTGTCTCGTTCGTGCTGGCGGCATTCGCCATCAAGTACTACGTCGACCAGGTGATCGTCGGCGTTGTGATCAATGTGCTGGTACTCGGGCTGACCAACTTCCTGTACAGCCAGGTGCTGTCCAAGGATGCGAGCTTCCTCAACGAGCCGCCATTGCTGCCCGCGGTGCCCATCCCCGGGCTCAGCGCCATCCCTGTCATCGGGCCCGTTCTCTTCGACCAGTCGATCATCGTGTATCTGATGTACATCGCTGTGGCCGCTGTCTACATCGGGCTGTTCCACACGAGATGGGGACTGCGTCTGCGATCGGTGGGCGAGCATCCGCAGGCGGCGGACACGGTAGGCATCAACGTGACGGGAACCCGCTTCTGGAACGTCTCGCTGGCGGGCGCCATCGTCGGCCTCGGCGGCGCGTACTTCACGCTCGGATCGGTCGGATCGTTCACCGAGGACATGACGGGCGGTCAGGGCTATATCGCCCTCGCCGCGGTCATCTTCGGCCGGTGGGATCCGATCAGGGCCACACTTGCCGCCCTTCTCTTCGGCTTCGCCAGCAACCTGCAGTACACGCTCGCGGCGGTCGGATCCCCTGTGCCCAGCGAGTTCCTGCTGATGCTGCCGTATGTCGTGACGATCCTGGCCGTCGCCGGCTTCGTGGGATACGTACGCGGGCCCGCGGCATCTGGAAAGCCCTACATCAAGTCGTGA
- a CDS encoding cytidine deaminase produces the protein MSDDTATFSGDVDWGALRTQAEEAMRRAYVPYSHYPVGAAALATDGRIVSGCNVENASYGLTLCAECSLVSDLHMSGGGQLVAFVCVNGDGDVIMPCGRCRQLLYEHSVSGMLLETVSGIRTIDEVIPDAFGPRDLEAFSG, from the coding sequence ATGAGCGACGATACGGCGACCTTCTCCGGCGATGTCGACTGGGGTGCGCTTCGCACCCAGGCCGAGGAAGCGATGAGGCGGGCGTACGTCCCGTACTCGCACTACCCGGTCGGTGCGGCTGCACTCGCAACGGATGGCCGCATCGTCTCGGGCTGCAACGTGGAGAACGCGAGCTACGGCCTCACCCTCTGCGCCGAGTGCTCGCTCGTCTCCGACCTGCACATGTCGGGCGGCGGCCAACTCGTCGCGTTCGTTTGCGTGAACGGCGATGGCGACGTCATCATGCCGTGCGGGCGATGCCGTCAACTGCTCTACGAGCACTCAGTCTCGGGGATGCTGCTCGAGACCGTGTCCGGCATCCGCACGATCGACGAGGTCATCCCTGATGCCTTCGGTCCCAGAGACCTGGAGGCCTTCAGTGGCTGA
- a CDS encoding thymidine phosphorylase, whose amino-acid sequence MAERFDAVDVIRAKRDHGELSTPEIDWLVDAYTRGYVADEQMSAWAMAVLLNGMSRREIRDLTLAMIASGERMSFASLGKPTVDKHSTGGVGDKITLPLVPLVASFGVAVPQLSGRGLGHTGGTLDKLESISGWRASLTADELFAQLRDVGGAICAAGPGLAPADKKLYALRDITGTVEAIPLIASSIMSKKIAEGTSALVLDVKFGSGAFMRDLDKARELARTMVDLGQDAGVATSALLTDMNAPLGRAIGNANEVRESVEVLAGGGPADIVELTVALAREMLRLVGQPDADVEEALRSGRAMDSWRSLIRAQDGDPDAPLPHPRETHTVTAPRSGVVSRQDALAFGVAAWRLGAGRARQQDPVLHAAGIDLHAKVGESVAEGDPLFTLSTDDPVRFERALDSLVGAWDIADAAPPRAGLVVERIG is encoded by the coding sequence ATGGCTGAACGATTCGACGCAGTCGACGTCATTCGCGCGAAGCGCGACCACGGGGAGCTGTCCACGCCGGAGATCGACTGGCTGGTCGATGCCTACACGCGCGGATACGTCGCCGACGAGCAGATGTCCGCGTGGGCGATGGCGGTGCTCCTGAACGGCATGTCACGGCGCGAGATCCGGGACCTGACGCTCGCGATGATCGCCAGCGGCGAGCGGATGAGCTTCGCCTCCCTCGGCAAGCCGACGGTCGACAAGCACTCGACGGGTGGCGTCGGCGACAAGATCACGCTGCCGCTCGTGCCGCTCGTCGCGTCCTTCGGGGTCGCCGTGCCGCAGCTGTCAGGGCGCGGCCTCGGTCACACCGGCGGCACGCTCGACAAGCTGGAGAGCATCTCCGGCTGGCGCGCATCCCTGACTGCAGACGAGCTCTTCGCGCAGCTTCGCGATGTCGGTGGCGCGATCTGCGCCGCCGGGCCAGGCCTGGCACCCGCGGACAAGAAGCTCTACGCGCTGCGCGACATCACCGGAACGGTCGAGGCCATTCCGCTCATCGCGTCGTCCATCATGAGCAAGAAGATCGCGGAGGGGACGAGCGCGCTCGTGCTCGACGTGAAGTTCGGTTCTGGCGCCTTCATGCGCGATCTCGACAAGGCGCGCGAGCTCGCGCGCACCATGGTGGATCTCGGGCAGGATGCCGGGGTCGCCACCTCCGCGCTGCTCACCGACATGAATGCACCACTCGGCCGTGCGATCGGCAACGCGAACGAGGTGCGGGAGTCCGTCGAGGTGCTCGCCGGCGGGGGACCTGCGGACATCGTGGAACTCACGGTGGCGCTCGCTCGCGAGATGCTGCGCCTTGTCGGGCAACCGGATGCGGACGTCGAGGAGGCGCTGCGCTCCGGCCGTGCCATGGACAGCTGGCGCTCGCTGATCCGCGCGCAGGACGGCGATCCTGATGCCCCGCTCCCGCACCCGCGCGAGACCCACACGGTGACGGCACCGCGTTCCGGCGTGGTGTCCCGACAGGATGCCCTGGCGTTCGGCGTCGCCGCATGGCGGCTCGGGGCCGGAAGGGCGCGGCAGCAGGATCCGGTGCTGCACGCGGCCGGGATCGACCTGCACGCCAAGGTGGGCGAGTCCGTCGCTGAGGGCGATCCGCTCTTCACCTTGTCGACGGATGACCCGGTGCGGTTCGAGCGTGCCCTCGATTCCCTCGTCGGCGCCTGGGACATCGCAGATGCAGCTCCGCCGCGGGCCGGCCTCGTCGTCGAGCGCATCGGCTGA